The Armatimonadota bacterium genome window below encodes:
- a CDS encoding HAD hydrolase-like protein: MNLRGRCFVLDVDGTCIVADSAEWRNPQVLPGTRAVLEAIRDGGGRFVFLTNGSALPPEEYTGVLRASQLPVEDQEVITPGAIAAEIIAREYPGRPVLVLGQRGLWAPLERKGIPCVGVEEGERAGVVLVGWDPVWTYEKLAAACRAIWNGAAFLVTSLSPWYATKHGRTPGLSAALAAAITYITQKPARLVGKPSRDALRVAASRLGVPVEEVVVVGDDVELDFRMGKEAGARTVLVLTGVTLEEELEKLPPRERPDLVLRGIQDLLAYL, from the coding sequence ATGAACCTCCGGGGCCGATGCTTCGTCCTGGACGTGGACGGGACCTGTATTGTTGCGGATTCCGCGGAGTGGCGCAACCCGCAGGTCCTCCCCGGGACGCGGGCGGTCCTCGAGGCGATCCGCGACGGCGGAGGCCGGTTCGTCTTCCTGACCAACGGGAGCGCCCTGCCCCCGGAGGAGTACACGGGGGTCTTGCGGGCGAGCCAGCTCCCCGTCGAGGATCAGGAGGTCATCACTCCGGGAGCCATCGCCGCGGAGATCATCGCCCGCGAGTATCCGGGCCGCCCGGTCCTCGTGCTGGGCCAGCGGGGACTGTGGGCACCCTTGGAGCGGAAGGGGATCCCGTGCGTGGGCGTGGAGGAGGGGGAACGGGCAGGGGTGGTCCTGGTGGGCTGGGATCCCGTCTGGACGTATGAGAAGCTCGCGGCGGCCTGCCGCGCCATCTGGAACGGTGCCGCGTTCCTGGTGACCTCCCTTTCTCCCTGGTACGCCACCAAGCATGGCAGAACCCCAGGCCTGTCCGCGGCCCTCGCCGCGGCCATCACCTACATCACACAGAAACCCGCCCGGCTCGTGGGCAAGCCCAGCCGGGACGCCCTGCGGGTTGCCGCGTCCCGGCTGGGGGTACCGGTGGAGGAGGTGGTGGTGGTCGGGGACGACGTGGAGCTGGATTTCCGGATGGGAAAGGAGGCCGGTGCCCGGACCGTCTTGGTGCTCACCGGCGTCACGTTGGAGGAAGAGCTGGAGAAGCTTCCTCCCCGAGAGCGGCCTGACTTGGTGTTGAGGGGGATCCAGGACCTGCTGGCGTACTTGTAA